One genomic region from Leifsonia poae encodes:
- a CDS encoding LysR family transcriptional regulator, giving the protein MNALRRYGSRQRQSTTRTGAECCSQGHNQDMDIRQLRHFLAVAETLNYTRAAERLVMAASPLSRSIQQLELEVGGPLFIRGTRKVELTPLGDALIPHARKTIADLDALQRDMQRRVQGHVEFHVGMRSVPAELLSAVVDDVIKSVEPSAVVRLEPMDSFAQLDRVLNGRLTLGLVNRRSDDRRLEYVAAMTEQPAIALPNIPRYSSLTEVHPEDLSDLRLLMQPGVYPFGPELTELIDSVDEVVTMDSEIIGGLAAVIAAGDSCCLTLANPTAPWHRYLAGDGVVIRPFARPAPAGTTYLAWRTDRDHPEDLGPIIQTARERFHSPLDL; this is encoded by the coding sequence TTGAATGCATTACGACGATACGGGTCACGTCAGAGACAGTCCACGACCAGAACTGGTGCAGAATGCTGCTCGCAAGGTCATAATCAGGATATGGACATCCGTCAACTCCGTCACTTCCTCGCGGTTGCTGAGACCCTGAACTACACACGAGCTGCAGAACGGCTGGTAATGGCCGCCTCCCCGCTCAGCCGGAGCATTCAGCAACTGGAGCTCGAGGTCGGCGGCCCACTCTTCATTCGCGGCACGCGCAAAGTGGAACTGACACCGCTGGGTGATGCGTTGATCCCGCACGCACGGAAGACCATCGCCGATCTCGACGCGCTCCAACGGGACATGCAGCGTCGCGTGCAGGGTCACGTCGAATTCCACGTCGGGATGCGCTCGGTACCGGCGGAGCTGCTCTCTGCGGTCGTCGACGATGTCATCAAGTCGGTTGAGCCGAGCGCTGTCGTCCGCCTCGAGCCGATGGACTCCTTTGCGCAGCTGGATCGGGTGTTGAATGGCCGGCTGACGCTCGGCCTCGTGAACCGGCGATCAGACGATCGGCGGCTCGAATACGTCGCGGCGATGACTGAACAGCCGGCGATCGCTCTGCCGAACATTCCCCGATACTCCTCGCTGACCGAGGTCCATCCCGAAGATCTCAGCGACCTTCGTCTGCTCATGCAGCCTGGTGTCTACCCATTCGGACCGGAGCTCACAGAGCTCATTGATTCCGTGGACGAGGTGGTGACGATGGACTCCGAGATCATCGGGGGATTGGCCGCAGTCATCGCGGCCGGAGATTCCTGCTGCCTCACCCTGGCCAACCCAACAGCACCCTGGCACAGGTACCTTGCCGGCGACGGCGTGGTGATTCGACCGTTCGCCAGACCCGCGCCCGCAGGAACCACCTATCTCGCGTGGCGAACCGACCGGGACCACCCCGAGGATCTGGGTCCGATCATCCAGACCGCGCGGGAGCGTTTTCACTCGCCGCTCGACTTGTGA